The Primulina eburnea isolate SZY01 chromosome 12, ASM2296580v1, whole genome shotgun sequence genome includes the window CCCAAATTCCATGTCAATGGGTTCATTTTCGGTCATATTCAAGACATCATGAACAACCGCTGAAAAAGTCTCCACTCGATCACCTGTTGCCCTATCGTAGCCAAAGATTTCGCACCAATCTTTATAGTGTGGCCACCGTTTGTAACGCATAACTCGAGCAGTATTGTCCACCTGAAAAATCTTCTTTTTAATAAAGAATACATTTAATATAACAAACTTAAACATTTAACTAAAATTGATAACCTTGAGTATCGCATCCGATGCCTCGTTCGTAGCATCTATCATGCTTTCTGTGTCATTCCAACTAATCCCACTTTGCGAGCATTGTGGTCAAACATCCATAATGTTTCTTCCAGACATGTATTTTCGAAGTTATATGGGGATGGCCACGTAAATCTGAGTCTTTGAAAGCATTTTGAATTGCATATTCCAATAAAGGTAAATAGCAATTACAGAATCCGTTCTCCGTTTTATATCCTTTTCTTATTATATCTTCCTCAGGGGCTGTCCAAGTACGACGCAACTTATCTGCTTTTTTACCTTTCAAATTCACACTAGTTCTATCCATTGATTCGAATGTGTTTGCAATGTTAACCTGTTACAAAATAATGTCAGAAGTTAGAATGAGTTAGGCAACAGTATATTGGAAAAACGTAAAACGAATTTgggaaaatatttgaaaatacaACACGCAATCCAATACATATTTCAAAAAACAAGGATCCTGACATACATAAGTAATACGTAAATACCAAACAGAATGAATTTTGCAATCCAAATACAATAACATAAAACATTTGTCTTAGTTGTGGTACATCGACATTGCAAAGTTATCTCTCCACATATCCCATACATCGGAGGAATTAAAATCCTCAATGAAGTAATTCTCAGTTAGTGGCGTTGGGCTTAATGTCTCCTCTTCAATCTCATCAACAAGATTATCCGGCATTTGAGATCGGATGAAGTTGTGTAACAAAATGCAAGCCATTATGATTCTGTTATGAGTTTTTAGTGGGTAGAAAGAAGGACTTCGCAAAATAGCCCATCTTTTCTTAAGCAATCCAAAAGCTCTTTCTATTACATTCCTAGCTTTGATGTGCCTCCAATTGAACAGTTCTTTATAATTTTGTGGAGCATTCGTGCGATTGCCGCAAGCATCCCTATGGTATGGTACTCTTCGGTATGGAGTCAAGAATCCCTGGACATTTGCATATCCATTGTCGCACAAATAGTAACAACCTACCATCGAAATGATACGGTTCGttaataaatttcataaaacATTTATGCAAAAGGAATCCTATAAAAAAGAATGGTGAACTAATATGActgtattaaaaaatattttaacctcTTTCAACTTTAAATCCGTCATCACGTGATAATGCATCACGAAGAACTCGAGCATCCGCTGCCGATCATTCCCACCCACAAAGTGCATAAATGAAGTTCATATCTCGGTTGCACACTCCCAAAACATTCACTGCTATGGTTCTTTTTCTTGTTCTGTACTTTCCCTTCTCTAAAATAGGCACATTCACATTTATATATGTACCATCCAAAGCACCAAGACAACCTTGCAAAATAAGTTACAgaatcatgaaaaatatgtaaCGGGATGTCTACTAAAAGGTATTGTATGTATGAcattataaaaagaatttttaATAAGCATTATTCAACAAATGTTCATCTTACCTTGAACCATTTCCACGTCTCTTCGGTGCAAGTTTCATCGACAGGGGCAGGTTTGACAAGCAGTATAGTATGTAGCTTCAGTACTGACCCCAAGACTTCATGAAAATGTGTGCTGATTGTTTGGCCACTTTGTATATAATCATGACCGATCACTCGGTTTTTCTTATGATGAGCCAAAATGGACAAAAACATAGCCACCTTTTCTTCAATCCTAACATATCTAGAATGATCCAGCCCGCTGACATGAGTTAACAATTAACAAAGTTGTGCAAAAGAATTTCTGTTCATCCTCAAATTAACCACACATTGAACATCTCCGGTGTCAATAATTCTTCTTAAATGGTTAATTTGTGCATTCATTCTTCCCGTCATGTTGTACGAAGCTGAAGTTCTACGTTCTTGACGACATCGTTCGGCGAGTAATCTCGTGCGATGTCGTGTTAAAAGACAGACCATAAATATTGTACGGATCAGCAGTTGGTGTAGCAGCATGAAAATTCTAATGTTGTAACGTCTACGGTCCATTTCGCACACTTACTTACCAAATACGGAAAAAGGTTAGATCAACCGAATGCATAAGTTAACAAATCGGACAAATAttgttaataaaattaaaactttTGTACATCATCATTACGAATACAGAAATGTTATACAtgttacaaaaaataaataattcaacaacaccAACTGAAGAGAAAATGGCAACGAGAAAACATATAATGCTCAGAAAATGCCATCGAAAAATCATAGATTGCTCACGCAAAAACATAGGTTGCTCACAAACCATAAAAACGAAAACATAACATTAATCTTTGGTACAACAAATTCTTACCAGAAAgcggaaacaaaaaaaaaacagattGCTGAGAAATATACTGTCAAAGGCGTCATTTAACAGATCCAACATGAAGCTTACCTTCGATGAAGCCTCAAATTTCTTCAGATCTGTAACATAATTTAGGATTGTGTACTCCTCTGTCAAAGTCGATGTTCTTCAACAGCGGTCAACCGCCAGAGTCTTCGGGAGAAGATAGGAGAATGACGTAAAGAAGAGAAATCTGcaaatttgatatttaaaatgagGGGTATTTAGGTCATTACACTTTTCTGGTGTTCTCGAATAATTTGTATCCTTCTTCCATGGCTGGATTTCTTCTCCTTCGAGAACAGTGAAAGTTGTCAAATAAACAATCAATGCCGAATTTAAAAAGCAAACCAAACAAAGTATTAGTAATTTATCCAACATCAATCCTACTAACCAAACTGGACCTTAGTTTAATATTTGAAGGCAAAAAAGTCACATATTGAAATATCCACTGctcgtttttcttaaaaaatattaGAATTTTTTTCTTCATATGCTTTCGGCGAAAATAAACATACgtagatatatttttaaaatacttttatatcacttaaaataaatcaatcaaCTAATTTGATAATCCAAAAGAAAGTAATTCAAATTATAAAATCATAAACGTCAGTCAACCCTAAACtaatattatttcaaaataagTTTAACTCTAACATCATCTCAAAACCTATCAAAATCATCAaaagtcataaaaatatttaaataatcataATTCATAAAAATAGTTTTATTGCGAAAACTAGCGACgatcctcgggttgtgtgcaccttcagtccagctagttcaaccatcaagacctccattaacatcaatctcatgctcacctgcatcgatcacacctagtgagtctattgacttagcaaaccttaatcatgataacaaataatacatatacattcacaagaaacagtgaaaatacttttaataaaggcaaaaaacttgtgtgagatggtctcacgggtcgtattttgtgagacggatatcttatttggatcatccatgaaaaaatattactttttatgctaagagtattattttttgttgtgaatatcggtagtgttgacctgtctcacagataaagattcgtgaaaccgtctcacaagatacttactctttaataaaatagcttttcatgaacataGACTATAACATTTTCCTTTCAACATATCacatcatatcatattttctttcattatatatactagtaaaagatgcacatgcattgcatgtgctattattattttaatttgataaaataatactaaataattaacatgaaattattttcgatttagaaaagttgttcgatttaaaagagaagttttattttgaattttttctatttaaaatatggagtgactTGAAAAAGTTTTAAGTATGATAAGAAGGgtaattatggaattaaatattttggtgtcctCAAAGGTAGTTATTCTAAGGCCCTTacacttaatataatagtatagatatatgtttctctttttattgaattcagatcatcaATTGTGACTTCCGTATTAGCTGTAGGTCGATGGATCAACCTACGTATTACCACGGTACCGGACGACGTCAACATCAGCAACACTCTTACCAGTCAACTGaaccttggccttacatatcatcgtattagtcacaatcaattcacctccttcaatttttcatatttccatcacttataaaaattcatgaacatataaatcattttttttaaaccaagcatgcaacatgtcttttagtaataacgtttcatcataaaatttcataaacatttgaaataaacattttaacatttattaAAGCACTCACGAAACTGCTAGGACTTCAAACATTTTTCAGGTATAAAGTAAACTttttgcccctgaaaccctaacctccccaatttatccttagaccttaaaacgacgacccaaattgtaacgacccattacaggcccagtggaccgcccatacggcccactgccccaatcgacccaaggctatcccgatcttgtgacttggcccgtaggcccagtgggcttgcccaccctgtggtgtcactcacgggctttccataggcgtcgtatgggttactcataggactctccacaccaggttggtggagtgatacctccccaagtctcgaacccatgacctcctggcttaagtacattgttcaaagagacttggtaccaattgagctagtgccttttattgtaacgacccattacaggcccagtggaccgcccatacggcccactgccccaatcgacccaaggctatcccgatcttgtgacttggcccgtaggcccagtgggcttgcccaccctgtggtgtcactcacgggctttccataggcgtcgtatgggttactcatagaactcttaagcccatgaacttaagtttgtgcctccccaggatcgaacccaagatcacatggatttATAGATAtttggcacaatcctggtaccaattgagctagtagCCCAATCTCCCTCGAGATACTAAATGAGGACCTCCCCGTTAATTTCCGCCAACCAACCGTTAAGGATTATGATGGAAGTACTGACCCCGAAAAACACCTTGGAAGGTTCAATAATTCTGCTTTACTCCACCGATACTCAGATGGGGTCAAATGCCGGGTCTTCCTTACCACCCTAGTAGGACCCGCCCAGAGGTGGTTCGATTTGCTCCCGCCACATTCCATTACCAGCTTCCGAGAATTCAGCACCCTGTTCATAAACCAGTATGCTACAAGTAAGAAATACTTGAAAACCTCATTGGGCCTGTTCAATTTGAAACAAGGAGATACAGATTCACTGAGGGACTTCATTAGGCGATTCAACAGTGCGGCCTTGGAGGTCCCAGCCGCAGCAACGGAAACTCTGGTAAATGCTTTTACACAAGGGCTCCGAGGGGGACAATTTTTCAGTTCCTTGGTCAAAAAACCCCCTCAAAGCTATGATGAGCTCCTTAGCCGAGCTGAGAAATACGTGAACCTTGAGGACGCACAGAGGCAGAGGCGAGTGGATATTCGACCCGGTGAAAAAGATAAGGGGAAGGAGAAGGTGGAACCAAGTAGGAAGAGGCCTGCAGAAAGAACAGGGGAAAGGAGCCGAGGTCCTGGACCTTTCCCTTATGCCCCGTTGGCCATGAGCTTGGAAAGAGCCATGGCAATTTGCGAAGAAAGAAGAAAGCTGGAGCGCCCGAGACAAGCCGAAAAGGGACCGCATTTACCTCCCTCAGATAAATTTTGTGAGTTCCATCAAGAGTACGGTCACGTTACGAATGATTGCCAGAAGTTGGGCGAAGAGGTCCAAAGAATCATGCAAAGAGACCCTCACATGAAGAACCTCTTAGCTCGATCAGAAGAAAGGTACCGAGATGATAGAAGAGATCGAGGACCTCCTGGGATAAATCAAAGGCCACAACCCCGGGAGAACCGACCCAACCGGGGGGGTCGAGATGACCCCCCGTGACATCAAGGACCTCAGGTCCACCAGATTGCTAATGATCCGACCAGAGGTATAATCCATATGATAACGGGCGGGGCCACCGACGGAGATTCAGGCAGAGCTCGTAAAGCTCATGGTCGGAGATTGGAAAGTCTGGGGTTAGACCTTGCCCCCAAAGATGACCCCGTCATCGGCTTCGGGCCGAATGACTTGAAAGGTGTCGCGGCGCCTCATAACGACGCCTTATTAGTCACTCTTACGGTCGCCAACTATGACGTCGCAAGAATCTTTGTTGACACCGGAAGCTCAGTTAatattctttttaaaagaacccTGGACCAAATGAAGGTAGAAGGTTTCGAGTTTGATCATATCTCTACGCCTTTATTTGGCTTTACAGGACATGAGGTCCAGACCATTGGACAAATCATGCTCCCCTTATCTCTATGGATGGGACCGCACCGCATCACAAAAATGACATGTTTACTGTGGTGGATGCCCCTTCTTCTTACAACGGTATACTTGGCCGACCTGCTCtggccgatttccgagctgtAAGCTCCACTTACCATCAAAAGCTGAAATACCCTGTGGGGAATGAAGTGGGAGTCGTCGGGGGAGATCAGAAATCCTCTCGACGATGCTATGTAGATGAGGTAAGGCAGGAAGTCAAAAGATCTCGGACCGAGGTAGGGATGATTGTGACCCAACCAAATATGACTTCCAGAAGAGAGGTTCAGCTCACATCAGAAGAGGAGCCAGAAACGGTAGAAATAGGGGCCCAACAGAGTGTCAGAGTGGCGGCTGATCTTGATCCCGAAACTAAGCATGATCTGTTGACTTGTTTGAAAACTAATCTTGATGTATTTGCTTGGTCCTCACAAGAGCTCCGTGGGATCAGCCCCAGGATAATGGAACACCGCCTCAACATAATTCCCGAAGCTCGGCCAGTCAAACAGAAGAAAAGGCATTTTGGTCCCGAGAAGGACAAGGTGATAAAAGAGCAGGTTGACGAGCTCCTCAAAGCAGGGCATATTAGGGAGGTCTTTTTTCCAACATGGCTATCAAATGTTGTCTTGGTCCCCAAGAGCTCGGGAAAATGGAGAATGTGCGTCGACTTCAGAGATCTTAATAAAGCTTGCCCGAAAGACTGCTACCCCTTACCAAGGATTGATCAGCTGGTGGACTCCACCTCGGGTCACCAATACCTATGTCTAATGGATGCTTATCAGGGGTACCACCAGATACCCCTAGCAGGGGAAGACCAGGATAAAGTAAGCTTCGTCACATCTGAGGGAACATTCTGTTATGTGGTAATGCCTTTCGGGCTAAAAAATGCAGGGGATACTTATCAGAGGCTCATGGATAAGGTTTTCTCAAATCAGATAGGAAGGAATGTGGAGGTCTACGTGGACGATATTTTGGTGAAGTCCAAGAATTCAGCGGACCTTATAACAGACCTCCGTGAGACCTTTGCCACTCTGAGGTCTTATGGGTTAAAGCTAAACCCACAGAAGTGCACTTTTGGGGTCAAAAGCGGAAAGTTCCTGGGATATATGGTAACAGAAAGGGGAATTGAAGCCAACCCCGAGAAAGTAAAGGCCATCCAATCCATGTCACCTCCTGGGAATCTCCAAGAGGTCCAGAGGCTTGTCGGAAGAATCGCGGCTTTATCACGGTTCATTTCGAGGGCGGCGCACCGAAGTCTGCCTTTCTTCCGCGTCCTCAGAAAGGCCGAGAAATTTGAATGGGATGAAGAGTGCACGAAGGCATTCGAAGACCTGAAGACATATCTGGCTGAGCTCCCGATACTAGCAAAGCCATCAACAGGGGAGCAATTGTATGTTTGTTTATCGGCCACCGAAGCAGCTGTGAGCTCAGTCCTTGTCAGACAAAAGGGCACCGAGCAGAATCCCGTATATTATATATCCCATGCACTCAAAGGAGCTGAGCTCAGATATACGACAGTGGAAAAACTTGCTTTGGCCTTGATCACCACGGCTCGGAGACTGAGACCGTACTTTTTGTCTCATCCCATTATGGTCCTCACTAACAGCCCTCTCGGAAAGATAATGACTCATGCTGATATCTCAGGAAGATTGGTGAAGTGGACCACTGAGCTGGGAGAATATGACATTCAATATGGACCTCGGACCGCAATCAAAGCGCAGGCCTTGGCCGAATTCCTGGCTGAGACTTTGCATGTGGAGATGGAAGACCTTTGGAAGGTCTATGTGGATGGTTCATCCACCAATGAAGGCAGCGGAATTGGTGTGTTATTGATCTCTCCAAAGGGGGATGAACTAAAGTTAGCTGTGAGACTAGACTTTAGGGCATCCAACAATGAGGCAGAATACGAAGCGGTCTTAGCGGGTCTAAGAGCAGCACGGCAGGTCGGAGCGGCTCGGGTCCACATCTTCTCCGATTCTCAGCTGGTGGCCCACCAGATGAATGGATCCTATGACATCAAGaatgagagattgatagaatacgTAAAAGCGGTGGAAGCAGCTAAAGAACTCTTTACAGAACTGGTTTTTAAGCAGATCCCCAGGGAGGAGAATGAGGGAGCCGACTCCCTTGCAAAAATGGCAAGCTCACTTCACAGCTGGAAATCAAGAGAGGTGGTGGTCCAAGTAGAGCTAAGCCCTTCTTGGTACTACCCCTCTCCTGAGCACGAAGACAATGACTAGCGCGCCGAGTTATTGGATTACATGAAGGATGGGGTGCTCCCCGAAGATCCGAAAAAGGCTTACAGGATGAAGCGAAGGAGCCTTCGGTTTATAATGATCAACAGAACTCTTTACAAGAGGTCAGCCTCTCGGTCTCTTCTCAAATGTTTGGGTCCCAAGCAATCTAACTATGTACTGAGGGAGATTCATGAAGGCTGTTGCGGAAATCACTTGGGATCTTACTTTCTAGCACGAAAGGCGCTCTTGGCCGGATATTTCTGGCCCACTATGTTAAAAGACGCTCTAGCCATCGTCATCTCATGTGACAGCTGCCAACGTCATGCTAAGCTCCAACATCAACCAGCTGCACTAATGAAGAGTATTGTGGCAGCCTGCCCGTTTGACCAGTGGGGGATCGACATTGTGGGACCTTTTCCCACGGCCCCAGCTCAGAAAAAGTTCTTGCTCGTTGCCATAGATTATTTCTCAAAATGGGTAGAGGCTGAGGCTTTGGCTAAGATAACAGAAAGTGAGGTTCTAAAATTTCTCTGGAAGAACATCGTCTGCAGGTTTGGGGTCCCGAGGAAGTTGATATCCGACAATGGAAGGCAATTTCAAGGAAGCCGGATTCAAGCCTGGTGTAAAGAGATGAAGATCCAGCAGCACTTCACCTCTGTGGCCTACCCTCAGTGCAATGGCCAAGTGGAGGTCACCAACAGGTCCTTGGTACATAGCCTGAAGACCAGACTTGGTGGCGCAAAAGGTAATTGGGTGGAGGAACTCCCCAGCGTGCTTTGGTTATACAGGACTACTCCAAAGATAGGCACGGGGGAGACGCCTTTCAGCCTAGTCTACGGAAATGAAGCCGTGCTTCCGGCAGAGATCGGTGAAGAGACACCTCGCGTAATATTCTATGATGAGCAAAACAATGAGAGGCGAGCAGCGGACCTAGATTTCGTGGAAGAGAAGAGGGAAGCCGCGGCCATAAGAATGGAAGCTTACAAGAGACGCATAGCCCAAACCTACAATAAGAGGGTCATTCAGAGGAGCTTCCAGGTTGGAGACCTGGTTTGGAAGAAGGTTCAAGAAGAGAAGGTCGGAAAGCTCGATCCAAAATGGGAAGGACCGTTCAAAGTAGTGGAAAAGCTCAGCTCAGGTGCCTATTACTTAGAAGACTGGGCAGGAAAGAAGTTGAAGAGGCCATGGAATGCTTATCACCTCCGCAAATATTATGCTTAGATATTGTTAGAGCTTTAGTTTTTTATGTCATTTACTTTCGATGCAAGGACGTCAGGCTTTGATGCTTTATTCAGATACATTAATAAAGTTATgcatttttgttaaaaattatTATCATTGCAgaaaagggttttcaccctcagccagttcaggagcccagagctcacctcatcttggtcacgccaagtatgaaaagggttttgaccctcagccagttcaggagcccagagctcacctcatcttggtcacgccaagtatgaaaagggttctcaccctcagccagttcaggagcccagagctcacctcatcttggtcacgccaagtatgaaaagGGTTCTAACCCTcagccagttcaggagcccagagctcacctcatcttggtcacgccaagtatgaaaagggttctcaccctcagccagttcaggagcccagagctcacctcatcttggtcacgccaagtatgaaaagAGTTCTCACCCTcagccagttcaggagcccagagctcacctcatcttggtcacgccaagtatgaaaagGGTTCTCACCCTCAGCCAGTTCAGGAGCCAGAGCttacctcatcttggtcacgccaagtatgaaaagGGTTCTCACCCTCAGCCAgctcaggagcccagagctcacctcatcttggtcacgccaagtatgacaAGGGTTCTCACCCTCAgccaggagcccagagctcacctcttCTTGGCTATGCCAAGCAAGACAAGGGTCATCCTCAATCGGTTCAGGAGCCACATAGCTCACCTCAGCTCGGCATAAATTTTACGGTTCGAAGTTGACTAAGTGGCTGGCCGAGCTCCCTTGGCCGATCCGAActcataaatattttgtttttaccAAGTTATTATGGTTAAGTTACTGGCCGAGCTCCATTGGTCGAGCCGAGCTCCAGAAGCCCAGCCGACCTCTCTCAGCGTGACCTCATCGGTCTATTATTTGGCTAAGTGTTGGGCCGAGCTTCAAGAGTCCGGCCGACCTCCCTCAGCGCGACCTCATTAGTTtattatttgattaaatgtcGAGCCGAGCTCCAGAAGCCCAGCCGACCTCTCTCAGTGTGACCTCATCGGTCTATTATTTTGCCAAGTGTTGGGCCGAGCTCCTAGAGTCCGGCCGACCTCTCTCAGCGCGACCTCATTCGTTtattatttgattaaatgtcGAGCCGAGCTCAAGAAGCCCAGCCGACCTCTCTCAGCGTGACCTCACtagtttattattatttgattaaatgtcGAGCCGAGCTCCAGAAGCCCGGCCGACCTCTCTCAGCGTGACCTCACTTGTTTATTATTTGATTTAAGGGTCGGGCCGAGCTCTAAGAGTCCAGCCGACCTCTCCAGGTAGGAAATCATCGATTTACTATTAGTAAACCGACCTAAAATTAACTAGCTGACGCAACACTAGAGAGGATACTGcaataaaacataaattaagTACGACATAAATTCAGTACAaaggagggggggggggggggactGCCGATCACATATCCGGGGGGAGGTTCTCCACAACTTTCTTGGCGTCCAGAAAGTCGTCCGAGGTTCCCTCTGGAGGATAGCCAGCCTCTCTGAACTGGGCTACAGCGCCATCAAAGCCGACATAAATAAAGTTCAGGGCCTTTTCAGCAACGACGTCCCAGAACTCCTCGGACTTCAAGAAAGCCTCTTTGAAGACATCAGCCCCATTAGCAAGGTCAGCTCTTGCCGAAACAATCTCCTGCTGGGCTACGCTAAGTTCCTCCTTAACGGCCCTGGTCTCCTCCTGGGCAGCATCCAGGCGAACCTCAGCCAAGCGCAGTTCGTTCTTCAGTTTCAGGGTCTCGGCGGCAAAGCCCTCCCGCATATCCGCCTCCTTCCTCTTTGAATTGGCCCGTTCCTTCTCCAGGGCTTCGGTCAGGACAGCGAGTTTGCTCTCAAGCTCGACAGAGGTTGACTGGAAGGACCTGACGTCCTTGGAGGATTGCTTGCGGAAATTGGTAGCCCTGAATGCCACCTCGGCATTCAATAGGGCGGCCTACATAAGATGATATGTTAGCCAAATTAAAGTAGCATAAGGAGTCGACCTAAAGTAAATTACCTCAGCACTGGCGCTGGTGGACCTCCTGACAAGCTCAGACCAGTCTAGCCCATCTAGGAATTCTGCGTCAGCCTTCGACGCGATGTCCCGGAGAACAGCTCCGGCCATAGGAGTTGGCCCTGCCCCAACGATGCGCAGGTCCTCTCGGTACATGTCTTACAAATTAGTGGGGCAACGGAGGACTTGTGAGGAGGTGGCTGACCTAATCTGCCGAATTGGCAAAACGTCAGCTTGGATGGGGTCGAGCTCCCCGCTGCTTACCGATTGTCCATGAGAGCGGGGGGTCTCGGGAGCTCGACGCTTCCGGGAAGAGCTCGGGGGAACTATTCGAGTCTCAGCAGTAGAAACGACGGTAACCTCCGCATTTGCCTCAGCAATCACGGCTTTGCCCTTGTCTGCACCAGCCGAGCTGGTCTTCTGTTGCCTCCGGGCCTCAGCCTTTTTGATAAGGGCATTCATGACTCTGGCAGCTGAGACAAAAACAGTGGCTCAggttaacaaaaaaaaaagggggggggggggggctgGGGGATCAGCAGAGGTCGGGCTAAAGTTCCATACCCTCGTTGCCTTGGGATGCGATTTTGGCCGAGCTGAGCCCATAATAACTCAAGAGGTCCTCGGCTAAGAGAGTGGGTGTATGGAAACGCCGACCCCTGATTGCCCCGAATGGTCCGAGAAAGGTGCTGCTCTTACGAAAGCCCGAGAGGGGACATGGGAGCTCAGGAAGAGAAACCCTCCACTGAGAACAGATGTCCCACTGATCGGAGGGATGAACGAAGAAAAAGTGGTTTTTCCAGTGTTTGTTGGAGCTCGGGGCCCCTTCAAAAAACTGACAGTTAGGTCGAGCTGAGAAGTAGAA containing:
- the LOC140806742 gene encoding uncharacterized protein — its product is MRTSPLISANQPLRIMMEVLTPKNTLEGSIILLYSTDTQMGFREFSTLFINQYATSKKYLKTSLGLFNLKQGDTDSLRDFIRRFNSAALEVPAAATETLVNAFTQGLRGGQFFSSLVKKPPQSYDELLSRAEKYVNLEDAQRQRRVDIRPGEKDKGKEKVEPSRKRPAERTGERSRGPGPFPYAPLAMSLERAMAICEERRKLERPRQAEKGPHLPPSDKFCEFHQEYGHVTNDCQKLGEEVQRIMQRDPHMKNLLARSEERYRDDRRDRGPPGINQRPQPRENRPNRGGRDDPP